TTCCCTTCCAGGGAAGGACAAAAGATATTGTGTCTCCCAGTCCGTGTCCCCCTGAAAGGGGGAAAGGGCCCGCTTGCGGGTAGGGGGTTTTTAGTAGAGCCTTACGATAACAGGGAAACCTAAAACAATTTTCACAAATTCACAAAAACTACTTGCTTTTACTTCTTCATCGTAGTAAAGTAATAAACAGCTAAAGCAAACGGCTGCAGAGCCGATTGCAATCCATCTAGGAGAAAGGGGCTTCGATCATGGTAGCCGGACTAAACCAACGGGAACTGAAACAACTGGCCAATGCTTTCACCCTGCTGAAGGATGAAGCTGGGGCTCTGGCTTTCCTGGAAGACATCTGCACCCCCAACGAACTGAAGGCGCTGAGCCAGCGCCTGGAAGTGGCGGTGCGTCTTCACCGGGGCGAAAATTATGCCAGGATCGTCAAGGATACGGGCGCCAGCAGCACCACGGTATCCCGGGTGAATCGCTGTTTGAATTACGGGGCAGGGGGCTATCGGACCCTGATCCCGGAACTGACCAATAAAGGAGAAGAAACCAAATGAGTACTGTACTGCGGATCCCTTACGGGACGAGAGATATCCTGCCGGGAGAGGCCCGGGCCAAACGGGAGATCGAAGACAAGATCGCCAACAATTTCCTGAGCTGGGGCTATGATGAAGCCGTTACCCCCACCTTTGAATACGCGGATACCTTTGCCCTGAGCGGCGCCGGCATCAATGAAGAAAGCATGCGGTTCATGGACCGGAACAACCGGACCCTGATGCTGCGCAGCGAAATGACCACGCCCCTGGCCCGGATGGTGGCTACCCGGCTGAAGAACGACAAGGGCGTGAAACGACTGTTCTACATCGCCAACGTGTTCCGGCACGAACAGACCCAGGCGGGCCGCCAGTGCGAATTCTCCCAGGCGGGCATCGAACTCATCGGGGCCGAAGCTCCCATGGCGGACGCGGAAGTGCTGGCCCTGGCTGTGGAAAGCCTGAAGGCAGCGGGCCTGCAGGACTTTTTGATCAGCATCGGCCACAGCGGCTTTTTGGCCGGCCTGATGGAAGACGCCAAGCTGACGAAGAAGCAGGCGGATTTCGTGAAGAGCATGATCCTCTCCCACAATGCGGTGGGCCTGGAGGAAGCGGCGGAACGGTTCATCCCCAAACCGCTGAAGGACATGTTCCGCGACCTGCTGTACCTGCAGGGCGGCCGGGACCTGCTGGACAGCCTGGAAGCCCGGGTGACGAACCCCAAGAGCCTGGATGCCCTGAAGAACCTGAAGGCCATCTACAAGCTGGCGGAAAGCTATGGCGTGGCTCCGTATCTGTCCTTCGACCTGTCCCTGATCCGCAATTTCGATTACTACACC
This region of Acidaminococcus timonensis genomic DNA includes:
- a CDS encoding YerC/YecD family TrpR-related protein; this translates as MVAGLNQRELKQLANAFTLLKDEAGALAFLEDICTPNELKALSQRLEVAVRLHRGENYARIVKDTGASSTTVSRVNRCLNYGAGGYRTLIPELTNKGEETK
- the hisZ gene encoding ATP phosphoribosyltransferase regulatory subunit, producing the protein MSTVLRIPYGTRDILPGEARAKREIEDKIANNFLSWGYDEAVTPTFEYADTFALSGAGINEESMRFMDRNNRTLMLRSEMTTPLARMVATRLKNDKGVKRLFYIANVFRHEQTQAGRQCEFSQAGIELIGAEAPMADAEVLALAVESLKAAGLQDFLISIGHSGFLAGLMEDAKLTKKQADFVKSMILSHNAVGLEEAAERFIPKPLKDMFRDLLYLQGGRDLLDSLEARVTNPKSLDALKNLKAIYKLAESYGVAPYLSFDLSLIRNFDYYTGMVFEAYAPQIGFNICGGGRYDHMMEAFGDPEPATGFAMGIDRIILSLRRDGRLNMDSKWDIYVAWAPGCQAKAIQKAMELRNGGKNVKVGTNAMTPEEAAKACAANRCEAVAYVG